The following coding sequences are from one Pseudomonas mendocina window:
- a CDS encoding NAD(P)-dependent oxidoreductase, which translates to MSLSGKTLFITGASRGIGREIALKAAADGANIVIAAKSAEPHPKLEGTIFSVAAEVEAAGGKALALQLDVRDEQAVAAAMAQAAEHFGGIDALVNNAGAIKLVGVEKLEPKRFDLMYQINTRAVMVCSQAALPYLKKSAGGHILNLSPPLNLDAKWFAQHGPYTVTKYGMSMLTLGMSEEFKKYGISVNSLWPKTMIATAAIEFELGSRDAFKRARIPAIMADAAHAILASQGRSITGRLLIDEDILREQGVTDFEQYRFDPAGGSLVPDLFVD; encoded by the coding sequence ATGTCACTTTCCGGCAAGACCCTGTTCATCACTGGCGCCAGCCGTGGCATCGGCCGCGAGATCGCCCTCAAGGCCGCCGCCGATGGCGCCAACATCGTAATCGCAGCCAAGAGCGCCGAGCCCCACCCGAAACTGGAAGGCACCATCTTCAGCGTCGCCGCCGAGGTCGAAGCCGCAGGCGGCAAGGCCCTGGCCCTGCAACTGGACGTGCGCGACGAACAGGCTGTGGCAGCCGCCATGGCCCAGGCCGCCGAGCATTTCGGCGGCATCGACGCGCTGGTCAACAACGCAGGCGCGATCAAGCTGGTAGGTGTGGAGAAGCTCGAACCCAAGCGTTTCGACCTGATGTACCAGATCAACACCCGCGCGGTGATGGTCTGCAGCCAGGCGGCCCTGCCCTATCTGAAGAAGAGCGCGGGCGGGCATATCCTCAACCTCTCCCCACCGCTCAACCTAGACGCCAAGTGGTTCGCCCAGCACGGCCCCTACACCGTCACCAAGTACGGCATGAGCATGCTCACCCTGGGCATGAGCGAGGAGTTCAAGAAGTACGGCATCAGCGTCAACTCGCTGTGGCCGAAGACCATGATCGCCACCGCCGCCATCGAGTTCGAGCTGGGCAGCCGCGACGCCTTCAAGCGCGCGCGCATCCCGGCGATCATGGCCGACGCAGCCCATGCGATCCTCGCCAGCCAGGGCCGCAGCATCACCGGGCGCCTGCTGATCGACGAGGACATCCTGCGTGAACAGGGCGTCACTGACTTCGAGCAATACCGCTTCGATCCCGCCGGCGGCAGCCTGGTGCCTGATCTGTTCGTCGATTGA
- a CDS encoding acetyl/propionyl/methylcrotonyl-CoA carboxylase subunit alpha, whose protein sequence is MPAFNKILIANRGEIACRVMRTAIELGYRTVAVYSEADADARHVQIADEAMCIGPAQVNQSYLRIDAIIEAARKTGADAIHPGYGFLSENADFARACEAAGIVFIGPTVEAIHLMGSKRLSKIAMLEAGVPCIPGFEGAAQDDETLASEAERIGYPLMIKASAGGGGRGMRLVHESSELLGQIRTARSEAQNAFGSGELILERAVIRPRHVEIQVFGDQHGTIVYLGERDCSVQRRHQKVVEEAPCPVMTPELRRAMGEAAVKAAASVSYVGAGTVEFLLDASGEFFFLEMNTRLQVEHPVTELITGQDLVAWQIRVAEGQPLPLQQDDIRLTGHAMEVRLYAEDSAAGFLPQTGQVLRWEPELLAGVRIDHGLVEGQAVTPFYDPMLAKVIAYGETRDEARRKLVRAVEQCVLLGVNGNQRFLANLLKNPEFAAGNATTAFIAEHFADDPSLHPHTASLAELAMAAALLYQVSADARAHQPGLSGWRSAGSAPWRFVLKQGEHKHAVELDVLASGAQAHLCVRRGEEQLSLRLLASDGRWLTLELDGVRRRQAYHIEGEHLWLYGEHGNLELVDVTHEPAGGQNAASSGAVKAPMDGAIVDVLIAEGASVSKGQLLVVLEAMKMEHPLKAGVDGIVRRVGVSQGDQVKNRQLLVEIEAVGA, encoded by the coding sequence ATGCCCGCATTCAACAAGATCCTGATCGCCAACCGCGGCGAGATCGCCTGCCGGGTGATGCGCACCGCCATCGAGCTCGGCTACCGCACCGTGGCCGTGTACTCCGAGGCCGATGCCGACGCCCGCCATGTGCAGATCGCCGACGAAGCCATGTGCATCGGCCCGGCCCAGGTCAACCAGTCCTACCTGCGCATCGACGCCATCATCGAAGCCGCACGCAAGACCGGCGCCGACGCCATCCACCCCGGCTATGGTTTTCTCTCCGAGAACGCCGATTTCGCCCGCGCCTGTGAAGCCGCCGGCATCGTCTTTATCGGCCCGACCGTGGAAGCCATCCACCTGATGGGCAGCAAGCGCCTGTCGAAGATAGCCATGCTCGAAGCCGGCGTGCCCTGCATTCCCGGCTTTGAGGGCGCCGCCCAGGATGACGAAACCCTGGCCAGCGAAGCCGAACGCATCGGCTATCCGCTGATGATCAAGGCCAGCGCCGGTGGCGGTGGTCGCGGCATGCGTCTGGTGCATGAGTCCTCCGAGCTGCTGGGGCAGATCCGCACCGCCCGTTCCGAAGCGCAGAACGCCTTCGGCTCCGGCGAGCTGATCCTCGAACGCGCGGTGATCCGCCCTCGCCACGTGGAAATCCAGGTCTTTGGCGATCAGCACGGCACTATCGTCTACCTCGGCGAGCGCGACTGCTCGGTGCAGCGTCGTCACCAGAAGGTGGTCGAGGAAGCGCCCTGCCCGGTGATGACGCCCGAGCTGCGCCGCGCAATGGGCGAGGCGGCGGTCAAGGCTGCAGCCTCGGTGAGCTACGTCGGCGCCGGCACCGTGGAATTTCTGCTCGACGCCAGCGGCGAGTTCTTCTTCCTGGAAATGAACACGCGCCTGCAGGTCGAGCATCCGGTCACCGAGCTGATCACCGGGCAGGATCTGGTGGCCTGGCAGATTCGCGTTGCCGAGGGCCAGCCCCTGCCGCTGCAGCAGGACGACATTCGCCTCACCGGCCACGCCATGGAGGTGCGCCTGTACGCCGAGGACTCAGCCGCCGGTTTCCTGCCGCAAACCGGCCAGGTGCTTCGTTGGGAGCCCGAACTGCTGGCCGGCGTGCGCATCGACCACGGCCTGGTCGAAGGCCAGGCCGTCACCCCCTTCTACGATCCGATGCTGGCCAAGGTCATCGCCTACGGCGAAACCCGCGACGAAGCCCGGCGCAAGCTGGTACGCGCCGTCGAGCAATGCGTGCTGCTCGGCGTCAACGGCAACCAGCGCTTCCTCGCCAACCTGCTCAAGAACCCGGAGTTCGCTGCCGGCAACGCCACCACGGCGTTCATCGCCGAGCATTTCGCAGATGACCCCAGCCTGCATCCGCATACCGCCAGCCTGGCCGAGCTGGCCATGGCCGCTGCCCTGCTCTACCAGGTTTCGGCCGACGCCCGTGCGCACCAGCCCGGCCTGTCCGGCTGGCGCAGCGCTGGCAGTGCGCCTTGGCGTTTCGTCCTCAAGCAGGGCGAACACAAGCACGCCGTGGAGCTGGACGTGCTCGCCAGCGGCGCCCAAGCGCACCTTTGCGTGCGTCGGGGCGAAGAACAGCTGTCCCTACGCCTGCTGGCCAGCGACGGTCGTTGGCTGACCCTGGAACTAGACGGCGTGCGCCGCCGCCAGGCCTACCACATCGAAGGCGAGCACCTGTGGCTGTATGGTGAGCACGGTAACCTGGAACTGGTCGATGTCACCCACGAGCCGGCCGGCGGCCAGAACGCCGCCAGCAGCGGCGCGGTGAAGGCACCGATGGATGGCGCCATCGTCGACGTACTGATCGCCGAGGGTGCCAGCGTGAGCAAGGGACAACTGCTGGTGGTGCTGGAAGCGATGAAGATGGAGCACCCGCTCAAGGCTGGCGTCGACGGCATCGTTCGCCGCGTCGGCGTAAGCCAGGGCGACCAGGTGAAGAATCGCCAGTTGCTGGTGGAAATCGAAGCTGTAGGGGCCTGA
- a CDS encoding RNA polymerase sigma factor — MNAPLTDDDAALLRRYRRGDAAAFNVLYQRHRLGLFRFLLGLCGDHALAEEVFQETWMSLIRSQSEQREAVLFKTWLYQIARNRLIDHWRKTGRHQTGHDEYDEGQHAQADPQPGPEQQWSLSRDSERLQAALADLPEDQREVFLLRAHGDLELNEIAELTRTPAETVKSRLRYALQKLRRLLATEELSA; from the coding sequence GTGAACGCACCTCTCACGGATGACGACGCCGCCTTGCTGCGGCGTTACCGCCGCGGCGATGCCGCGGCCTTCAACGTGCTGTACCAGCGCCATCGGCTGGGGCTGTTCCGCTTTCTGCTCGGCCTGTGTGGCGACCATGCCCTGGCCGAGGAAGTGTTCCAGGAAACCTGGATGAGTCTGATCCGCAGCCAGAGCGAGCAGCGCGAGGCGGTGCTGTTCAAGACCTGGCTGTACCAGATCGCCCGCAACCGTTTGATCGACCACTGGCGCAAGACGGGCCGTCATCAGACAGGGCATGACGAATATGACGAAGGCCAGCACGCCCAGGCCGACCCGCAGCCGGGCCCCGAGCAGCAGTGGAGCCTGAGCCGCGATAGCGAGCGGCTGCAGGCGGCGCTGGCCGACCTGCCGGAAGACCAGCGCGAGGTGTTCCTGCTGCGCGCCCATGGCGACCTGGAACTGAACGAGATTGCCGAGTTGACCCGCACGCCGGCCGAGACGGTCAAGAGCCGTCTGCGCTATGCCCTGCAGAAACTGCGCCGGCTGCTGGCCACCGAGGAGTTGTCCGCATGA
- the atuD gene encoding citronellyl-CoA dehydrogenase — MIFTQEHEELRRTVRNFVDKEINPHVDEWEKEGRFPIHDIFKKAGELGLLGISKPEKFGGMGLDYSYSIVAAEEFGTIHCGGIPMSIGVQTDMCTPALARFGSDELREEFLRPAISGEMVGCIGVSEVGAGSDVAGLKTTARKDGDDYVINGSKMWITNSPSADFICLLANTSDDKPHVNKSLIVVPMKTPGVSVSPHLDKLGMRSSETAQVFFDNVRVPQRYRIGHEGAGFMMQMLQFQEERLFGAANMIKGLEHCVDTTIDYCKQRHTFGQPLIDNQVIHFRLAELQTEIECLRALVYQATEQYVKGRDVTKLASMAKLKAGRLGREVSDACLQYWGGMGFMWDNPVSRAYRDVRLVSIGGGADEIMLGIICKLMGILPGKKKG, encoded by the coding sequence ATGATCTTCACCCAGGAACACGAAGAACTCCGCCGCACCGTCCGCAACTTCGTCGACAAGGAAATCAACCCGCACGTCGATGAGTGGGAAAAGGAAGGCCGCTTCCCCATCCATGACATTTTCAAGAAAGCCGGCGAACTGGGCCTGCTGGGCATCTCCAAGCCGGAGAAATTCGGCGGCATGGGCCTGGACTACAGCTACTCCATCGTCGCAGCCGAAGAGTTCGGCACCATCCATTGCGGCGGCATCCCGATGTCCATCGGCGTGCAGACCGACATGTGCACCCCTGCCCTGGCCCGCTTCGGCTCCGATGAGCTGCGCGAAGAATTTCTGCGCCCGGCCATCAGCGGCGAGATGGTTGGCTGCATCGGCGTCTCCGAAGTTGGCGCCGGCTCCGACGTGGCGGGCCTGAAGACCACTGCGCGCAAGGACGGCGACGACTACGTGATCAACGGTAGCAAGATGTGGATCACCAACTCGCCGTCGGCCGACTTCATCTGCCTGCTGGCCAACACCAGCGACGACAAGCCGCACGTCAACAAGTCGCTGATCGTGGTGCCGATGAAGACCCCAGGCGTCAGCGTCAGCCCGCACCTGGACAAGCTAGGCATGCGCAGCTCCGAGACCGCCCAGGTGTTCTTCGACAACGTACGCGTGCCGCAGCGCTATCGCATCGGCCACGAAGGCGCCGGTTTCATGATGCAGATGCTGCAGTTCCAGGAAGAACGCCTGTTCGGCGCGGCCAACATGATCAAGGGCCTGGAGCATTGCGTCGACACCACCATCGACTACTGCAAGCAGCGCCACACCTTCGGCCAACCGCTGATCGACAACCAGGTCATCCACTTCCGCCTGGCCGAACTGCAGACCGAGATCGAGTGCCTGCGCGCACTGGTCTACCAGGCAACCGAGCAGTACGTGAAAGGCCGCGACGTGACCAAGCTGGCGTCAATGGCCAAGCTCAAGGCCGGGCGCCTGGGTCGCGAGGTGTCCGACGCCTGCCTGCAGTACTGGGGCGGCATGGGCTTCATGTGGGACAACCCGGTGTCGCGCGCCTACCGCGACGTGCGCCTGGTCAGCATCGGCGGCGGCGCCGACGAAATCATGCTCGGCATCATCTGCAAGCTGATGGGCATTCTCCCAGGGAAAAAGAAAGGCTGA
- a CDS encoding PLP-dependent aminotransferase family protein, whose amino-acid sequence MTNLLLYQRIAGQLAEDIRRGVYQPGERVPSVRKMSAQLNVSHATVLQAYANLEDQGLIRARPQSGFYVHQTPALTAPTPDIAKVERPGLVTRSSIINQVLTESRREGVFPLGAAVPHVDYLPVRALHQQLAKVTRFHSPRAFSYMFSPGFEPLRRQVAIRMRDAGVVVDPSEVVITHGCVDALQMSLRVLTKPGDLIAVESPTYYGLLQLADLLGLKVIEIPCDPTTGISLEALQLAANQWPIKALVLTARLSNPLGGTIPEERQRQLLRLAGDYDFQIVEDDIYGELMFEQGPPKALKSHDRDSRVIYCSSFSKTLSPGVRIGWIVAGKYQDEIQRLQTFSTHSACSVTQMAVAAYLENGGYDRHLRHIRQEYRKNLSAFQLAVQQYFPTGTQITRPKGGFILWVSLPARVNTKDLHVRALQQGISIAPGLIFSNTEQFNHCVRLNCGIPWNREAERALMTLGMLATQLCQEAGGSWED is encoded by the coding sequence ATGACCAATCTGTTGCTTTATCAACGTATCGCCGGGCAGTTGGCCGAGGATATTCGTCGTGGCGTCTATCAGCCGGGTGAGCGCGTGCCCTCGGTGCGCAAGATGAGTGCGCAGCTCAACGTCAGCCATGCCACGGTTTTGCAGGCCTACGCCAATCTCGAAGACCAGGGCTTGATTCGTGCCCGCCCGCAATCCGGCTTCTATGTGCACCAGACGCCAGCGCTGACGGCACCGACGCCGGATATCGCCAAGGTCGAGCGTCCGGGTCTGGTCACCCGTTCCAGCATCATCAATCAGGTGCTCACCGAGTCGCGCCGCGAGGGTGTGTTCCCACTGGGTGCTGCAGTGCCGCATGTGGACTACCTGCCGGTTCGTGCACTGCACCAGCAGTTGGCCAAGGTCACTCGTTTCCACAGCCCGCGTGCCTTCAGCTACATGTTCAGCCCTGGTTTCGAGCCGCTGCGTCGCCAGGTGGCGATCCGCATGCGTGATGCCGGCGTGGTGGTCGATCCATCCGAGGTGGTGATCACCCACGGCTGCGTCGATGCGCTGCAGATGAGCCTGCGCGTGCTGACCAAGCCGGGCGATCTGATCGCGGTGGAGTCGCCGACCTACTACGGCCTGCTGCAACTGGCCGATCTGCTCGGCCTCAAGGTCATCGAGATTCCCTGCGACCCGACAACCGGCATCAGCCTCGAAGCACTGCAACTGGCGGCCAACCAGTGGCCGATCAAGGCATTGGTGCTGACCGCTCGGCTATCCAACCCGCTCGGCGGCACCATTCCCGAGGAACGTCAGCGTCAGTTGCTGCGTCTGGCCGGCGATTACGATTTCCAGATCGTCGAGGACGATATCTATGGTGAACTGATGTTCGAGCAGGGGCCGCCCAAGGCGCTTAAGTCGCATGATCGCGACAGTCGGGTGATCTATTGCTCTAGTTTCTCCAAGACGCTTTCGCCCGGTGTGCGCATTGGTTGGATCGTCGCCGGCAAGTATCAGGACGAGATTCAGCGGTTGCAGACCTTTTCCACTCATTCGGCGTGCAGCGTCACCCAGATGGCAGTGGCGGCTTATCTGGAAAATGGTGGTTATGACCGTCATCTGCGACATATCCGTCAGGAGTACCGCAAGAACCTCAGTGCCTTCCAATTGGCGGTACAGCAGTACTTCCCGACTGGTACGCAGATAACCCGGCCCAAGGGCGGCTTCATCCTCTGGGTCAGCCTGCCGGCGCGGGTCAACACCAAGGATCTGCACGTGCGCGCGCTGCAGCAGGGCATTTCCATCGCGCCGGGGCTGATCTTCAGCAATACCGAGCAGTTCAACCATTGCGTACGGCTCAACTGCGGCATCCCGTGGAACCGCGAGGCGGAGCGTGCGCTGATGACGTTGGGCATGCTGGCGACGCAGCTATGCCAGGAGGCGGGCGGTTCCTGGGAAGATTGA
- the atuE gene encoding isohexenylglutaconyl-CoA hydratase — MNDLPHCETLLLNVVGGVLHITLNRPDSRNAMSLAMVGELRATLEAVRHDPSVRALVLRGAGGHFCAGGDIKDMAGARVKGGDAYRELNRAFGALLEEAQAAPQVLVAVLEGAVLGGGFGLACVSDVAIAASGAKFGLPETTLGILPAQIAPFVVHRIGLTQARRLALTAARFDGTEALRLGLVHYCEHDEAALQQRLDETLEQIRQCAPQANAQTKALLLASEREALGPLLDRAAEQFAAAVTGAEGAEGTMAFVQKRKPKWAQ, encoded by the coding sequence ATGAACGATCTGCCCCACTGCGAAACCCTGCTGCTGAACGTCGTCGGTGGCGTGCTGCACATCACCCTCAACCGACCGGACAGCCGCAACGCCATGAGCCTGGCCATGGTCGGCGAGCTGCGCGCCACCCTGGAGGCCGTGCGCCATGATCCGAGCGTGCGTGCCCTCGTTCTGCGCGGAGCCGGCGGCCACTTCTGCGCCGGCGGCGATATCAAGGACATGGCCGGTGCGCGTGTCAAGGGTGGCGATGCTTACCGCGAGCTGAACCGCGCCTTCGGTGCGCTGCTGGAAGAAGCCCAGGCCGCGCCGCAGGTACTGGTGGCCGTGCTGGAAGGTGCCGTACTGGGTGGCGGCTTCGGCCTGGCCTGCGTATCCGACGTGGCCATCGCTGCCAGCGGCGCCAAGTTCGGCCTGCCGGAAACCACGCTGGGCATCCTCCCGGCGCAGATCGCCCCCTTCGTCGTGCACCGCATCGGTCTGACCCAGGCACGCCGCCTGGCCCTGACCGCTGCCCGTTTCGACGGTACCGAGGCCCTGCGCCTGGGTCTGGTGCACTACTGCGAGCACGATGAAGCTGCACTGCAGCAGCGCCTGGACGAAACCCTGGAGCAGATTCGCCAATGTGCGCCACAGGCTAACGCGCAGACCAAGGCACTGCTGCTGGCCAGCGAACGCGAAGCACTCGGCCCGCTGCTCGACCGCGCGGCTGAGCAGTTCGCCGCCGCCGTGACCGGTGCAGAGGGCGCCGAGGGCACCATGGCTTTCGTGCAGAAACGCAAGCCCAAGTGGGCCCAGTAG
- a CDS encoding long-chain-acyl-CoA synthetase, protein MSQADLISPFRFLAHLPQHLPRVPRMLRGLYYAGIRNREKNLSLAWALQRTAERHPERPALMDEHRQLSYRTFNAWANRLAWTFKAEGVGHGDVVAVMLENRLELLTILAALSKLGAVGALINTTQRGKVLAHSFNLVKPGFLVIGDELRDAFDEIAAQLHNPQACRYWIADQDCLRDPGQAPDGWLNLMQIASGQAEDNPPDSLSVRMKDACFLIYTSGTTGLPKASIMSHGKWIKAYGGFGHSGLTLNERDVLYLTLPCYHNNAVTVCWSAVLAGGAAIALRRKFSASAFWSDVARYQATCFGYIGELCRYLLNQPVHPAERGNSLRCMIGNGLRPSIWAEFKQRFGVEQITEFYASSEGNIGFTNVFNFDNTVGYTPATYAIVRYDLENDRPVRGSNGFLQKADKGEAGLLISEISAKWPFDGYTDPAKSEAAILRDVFKKGDAWFNTGDLMRDIGCKHAQFVDRLGDTFRWKGENVSTTEVENVLGAFPGVEDAVVYGVEIPGTNGRCGMAALRLASGCVLDGAALAAHLDAELPAYAAPLFVRLLGEVETTGTFKYKKTDLKQASYDPSQVDGPLYVRLPGADSFQPLSHETHAAIEQQHYRF, encoded by the coding sequence ATGAGCCAAGCCGATCTGATTTCGCCCTTCCGCTTCCTGGCCCACCTGCCGCAACACCTGCCGCGTGTGCCGCGCATGCTGCGTGGCCTTTACTACGCCGGCATCCGCAACCGCGAGAAGAATCTGTCACTGGCCTGGGCGCTGCAGCGCACCGCCGAACGCCACCCCGAGCGTCCGGCGCTGATGGATGAACACCGCCAGCTCAGTTATCGCACGTTCAATGCCTGGGCCAACCGACTGGCCTGGACGTTCAAGGCCGAAGGTGTCGGCCATGGCGACGTGGTCGCGGTAATGCTGGAGAACCGCCTGGAACTGCTGACGATCCTCGCCGCGCTGAGTAAGCTCGGTGCGGTCGGCGCCCTGATCAACACCACCCAGCGCGGCAAGGTACTGGCGCATAGCTTCAATCTGGTAAAGCCCGGCTTTCTGGTCATCGGTGACGAACTGCGCGACGCCTTCGACGAAATCGCGGCACAACTTCACAACCCGCAGGCGTGCCGCTACTGGATCGCCGACCAGGATTGCCTGCGTGATCCCGGCCAGGCGCCAGATGGCTGGCTCAACCTCATGCAGATCGCCAGCGGCCAGGCCGAGGACAACCCGCCGGACAGCCTGAGCGTGCGCATGAAGGACGCTTGTTTTCTGATCTACACCTCCGGCACCACCGGCCTGCCCAAGGCCTCGATCATGAGCCATGGCAAGTGGATCAAGGCCTATGGCGGCTTCGGTCATTCCGGCCTGACGCTGAACGAACGCGACGTGCTCTACCTCACCCTGCCCTGCTACCACAACAACGCCGTCACTGTGTGCTGGAGCGCGGTGCTGGCCGGCGGCGCGGCCATCGCCCTACGCCGCAAGTTCTCTGCCAGCGCCTTCTGGAGCGACGTGGCGCGCTACCAGGCCACTTGCTTCGGCTACATCGGCGAACTGTGCCGCTATCTGCTCAACCAGCCCGTACATCCAGCAGAACGAGGTAACAGCCTGCGCTGCATGATCGGCAACGGGCTGCGCCCCTCGATCTGGGCCGAGTTCAAGCAACGCTTCGGCGTCGAGCAGATCACCGAGTTCTATGCCTCCAGCGAAGGCAACATCGGCTTCACCAACGTCTTCAACTTCGACAATACCGTCGGCTACACCCCAGCCACCTACGCCATCGTCCGCTACGACCTGGAGAACGACCGCCCCGTGCGTGGCAGCAACGGCTTCCTGCAGAAGGCCGACAAGGGCGAAGCCGGCCTGCTGATCAGCGAGATCAGCGCCAAATGGCCGTTCGATGGCTACACCGATCCGGCCAAGAGCGAGGCGGCGATCCTGCGTGACGTGTTCAAGAAGGGCGACGCCTGGTTCAACACCGGCGACCTGATGCGCGACATCGGCTGCAAGCATGCGCAGTTCGTCGACCGCCTCGGCGATACCTTCCGCTGGAAAGGCGAGAACGTCTCCACTACCGAAGTGGAAAACGTGCTCGGCGCCTTCCCCGGTGTGGAGGATGCCGTGGTCTACGGCGTGGAGATTCCCGGCACCAATGGCCGCTGCGGCATGGCCGCGCTACGCCTGGCGTCAGGTTGCGTGCTGGATGGCGCAGCGCTGGCCGCCCACCTCGATGCCGAACTGCCCGCCTACGCCGCGCCGTTATTCGTTCGTCTGCTCGGCGAAGTCGAGACCACCGGCACCTTCAAATACAAGAAGACCGATCTGAAGCAGGCCAGCTATGACCCGAGCCAGGTCGATGGCCCGCTCTACGTGCGCCTGCCCGGCGCGGACAGCTTCCAGCCGCTGAGTCACGAAACCCATGCAGCCATCGAGCAGCAACACTACCGATTCTAA
- a CDS encoding VWA domain-containing protein: MSVYSSLLIRPFTVGFSAGTLLLLAACSASGPEPEAQANSEPAASLVHERLAAPAAAEMHAEASQKRMAPMAYAPAPIADILPPSYRDESREQYQAYADNPVFAVAETPVSTFSIDVDTGSYANVRRFLNDGQLPPKDAVRLEELVNYFPYAYPLPQGDVPFGVSTELAVTPWNPQTRLLRIAIKASDRSVDELPPANLVFLVDVSGSMHRREGLPMVQGTLKLLVDQLRPQDRVSLVTYAGDSQVVLDSTPGSDKAKIRAAIDQLTASGSTAGESGIQLAYQQASKHLIDGGINRILLATDGDFNVGISDFDSLKQLAADKRKSGVSLTTLGFGVDNYNERLMEQLADAGNGNYAYIDNLREARKVLVDQLGSTLATVASDVKLQLEFNPSEVSEYRLLGYENRALKREDFSNDKVDAGDIGAGHTVTALYEIVPAGAKGWLEPLRYQTSAQPASNSGELAWLRIRYKTPGEASSRMLERPIARAEATPVAAASEDLRFAAAVAAFAQQLKDGRYTGDFDLAQSISLARSAKGEDRFGLRGEFIQLAEIAQSLHTSGSTPERVQQ, encoded by the coding sequence ATGTCCGTTTATTCCTCGCTGCTAATTCGTCCGTTCACCGTCGGTTTTTCGGCGGGCACATTGCTTCTGCTCGCCGCCTGTAGCGCCTCTGGCCCGGAGCCGGAAGCCCAGGCAAACTCGGAGCCGGCGGCGTCACTCGTCCACGAGCGGCTGGCTGCGCCTGCGGCTGCCGAGATGCATGCCGAGGCCAGTCAGAAGCGCATGGCGCCGATGGCCTACGCGCCGGCCCCCATCGCCGATATCCTGCCGCCGAGCTACCGTGACGAGTCGCGCGAGCAGTACCAGGCCTATGCCGACAACCCGGTGTTCGCCGTTGCCGAGACGCCGGTGTCCACCTTCAGCATCGACGTTGATACTGGCAGCTATGCCAACGTGCGTCGCTTCCTCAATGACGGGCAACTGCCACCGAAGGATGCCGTGCGCCTGGAGGAACTGGTCAACTACTTCCCCTATGCCTATCCGTTGCCGCAGGGGGATGTGCCTTTCGGCGTCAGCACCGAACTGGCGGTGACGCCGTGGAACCCGCAGACGCGTCTGCTGCGCATCGCCATCAAGGCATCGGATCGCAGCGTTGATGAACTGCCGCCAGCCAACCTGGTGTTTCTGGTCGACGTGTCTGGTTCGATGCATCGCCGCGAAGGCCTGCCGATGGTGCAGGGCACGCTGAAGTTGCTGGTCGATCAGTTGCGCCCGCAGGATCGTGTCTCGCTGGTCACCTATGCCGGTGACAGTCAGGTGGTGCTGGACTCCACACCCGGCAGTGACAAGGCGAAGATCCGTGCGGCTATCGATCAACTCACTGCCAGTGGCTCGACGGCAGGCGAGTCGGGCATTCAGCTGGCCTATCAGCAGGCGAGCAAGCACCTGATCGACGGCGGTATCAACCGCATCCTGCTGGCCACCGATGGCGACTTCAACGTCGGCATCAGCGACTTCGACAGCCTCAAGCAACTGGCCGCCGACAAGCGCAAGAGCGGCGTCTCGCTGACTACCCTGGGTTTCGGCGTGGACAACTACAACGAACGACTGATGGAGCAGTTGGCCGACGCCGGCAATGGCAATTACGCCTATATCGACAACCTGCGCGAGGCGCGCAAGGTGTTGGTGGATCAGCTCGGCTCGACCCTGGCCACTGTGGCTAGCGATGTGAAGCTGCAACTGGAATTCAACCCGAGCGAGGTTAGCGAGTACCGCTTGCTGGGCTACGAGAACCGCGCACTCAAGCGTGAGGATTTCAGCAATGACAAGGTCGATGCCGGCGATATCGGCGCAGGGCATACCGTTACCGCGCTGTACGAGATCGTCCCGGCCGGTGCCAAGGGCTGGCTGGAGCCGCTGCGTTATCAGACCAGTGCCCAGCCCGCGAGCAATAGTGGCGAACTGGCCTGGTTGCGGATTCGCTACAAGACGCCGGGGGAGGCGTCCAGCCGGATGCTGGAGCGGCCCATTGCGCGTGCCGAGGCGACGCCGGTAGCGGCTGCCAGCGAGGATCTGAGGTTCGCCGCTGCGGTCGCGGCCTTCGCCCAACAGCTCAAGGACGGTCGCTACACCGGCGACTTCGATCTGGCGCAGAGCATCTCGCTGGCGCGCTCGGCCAAGGGCGAGGATCGCTTCGGCCTGCGCGGCGAATTCATCCAACTGGCCGAAATTGCCCAGAGCCTGCACACTTCCGGTTCCACCCCTGAACGAGTTCAGCAGTGA